ATGTTCCTTTTATCGTGGATCGCGGGAAGTAAAGCTTCCCGGCTTATTTACAGTCCTTCGGGAGGACAAATGCGGCGCAAGGCGGGCAAGCTGCTTTTTTGGGCCGGGTACGTCGCGGTTCCCGCTTCAGCCGTGCTGTACATTGCGATAAGTATGATTACAGCGCTGAATCCGGTGTTTTGGCAGGATCAGGCATTTGTCCACATACCTCTTTCAGGCATTCCGCTTTTAGCCGTATGGTTGGCTGCCGTGCCGAAGCTTGTGCGGCTGCGCAGGGAGACGAAGCTTTCTGCGGATGAGGAACTCCCCGGGGCGAACGTTCGCAGGCTTGCCGCAGCTCCCGGGCTGATCGTTCCGTTTCAGGCCGCTGCGCTGGGCGCCGTTGTATCGTTTTATTACGTGCTTGCGCCTCCGGTTCCGTTCGCCTGGCCGGACTTGATCCCGGCCGGCCTGTTTCTTGCCGCCGTCGCCGTACTTTGGAAGCGGCACAGCCGCCGGATGAAAGCCGTAAGCGTCCCGGACGCCGTCGTTCGTTACCGCCCATGGCTCGCGTTTGCAAGAAATGTCGGCATATTGGCGGTCGTTGCCGCCGCGTTCGTCGGGTTGTTTTATTTCTCCATGCAAAACAGCCTGCTGCCCGGAAAAATGGATATGATGACCGGGCCGGCCGACTACGGCAAAGGCATCGCTCTCGATCACAACCACATGAACCATCTGGCCGGAAGCGGCAATGGAGCCTCCTCCTTCGCCAAAATGGTCTCCGTAACCGATTTGACGGGACCGCGCACCGGCACGCCGGACCGGAAATTTACGCTGACCGCCGAGAAAAAGACAGTCCGCCTCAGCTCCGGCAAAGCCGTAGACGCCTGGACTTATAACGGGCAAATTCCCGGTCCTGAGCTGCGAATAAAGCAAGGCGAGCTTGTCGAGGTCACGCTGATCAACAAAGATATCGAGCAAGGCGTTACCATTCATTGGCATGGCCTGGACGTGCCGAATGCCGAGGACGGCGTGGCCGGCGCCACCCAGGAGGCCGTAATGCCGGGGGAAACCTACACGTACCGGTTTGTCGCGGAACAGGCGGGCACGTTCTGGTACCATTCGCACCAATCGTCCAAAGAAGCGGTGCAAAAAGGGTTATTCGGCCCGCTGATCGTCGAGCCGAAATCCGGCATGGCTCCGAACGGCAAAGATATGACGATCATCACCCATAAATGGGACGACACCTTGGCCTATGGCGCGAACGATTCGACGGATAAAATGATCGTCGCTCCGGGGACGCCCGTGCGGCTAAGGCTCGTGAATACGGACGACTGGGTGCGGCAAACCTATACGTTAACCGGCGCGCCCTTTCAGGTCGTCGCCATTGACGGAACGGACTTGCACGAGCCCGGCGTTTTGAGCGACACCGCTTTGGAGCTGACGACCGGCGGCCGCTACGACATCTCGTTTATCATGCCGGACAGCCCCGTCTTCCTGGGGATCGGAAACAGTAAAAACAAGCTGGGATTGCTGATGACTCCGGATGGGACCGGCGGCATTCCGGCGGCCGCTTCCGCCGCTTTGCCCGCATTCGATCCGGCGGAGTACGGAGGCTCCGCGCAGGTTCCTTTTAACGCAGACAGCAAGTTCGACCGGGAATTTACGATGGTTCTGGATAACAAGCTCGGCTTTTACAACGGACAATTCAACATGCTGTACACGATCAATGGAGAAGTTTTTCCAAATACGCCGATGTTTATGGTTCGTGAAGGCGATCTGGTCAAGACGACGATCATCAACCGGAGTATGGTCGACCATCCGATGCATCTGCACGGACACCACATGCTGGTGCTGACGAAGAACGGAAAACCGGTAAGCGGCACATGGTGGTCGGATACGCTTGATTTGCAGCCTGGGGAAACGTACGAAGTGGCATTCCGGGCGGACAATCCCGGCGTTTGGATGGATCACTGCCACAACTTGGTTCATGCTGCGTCCGGCATGACGATGCACCTGTCG
The window above is part of the Paenibacillus hamazuiensis genome. Proteins encoded here:
- a CDS encoding multicopper oxidase family protein, yielding MYTVWIPSELGCLLLMFLLSWIAGSKASRLIYSPSGGQMRRKAGKLLFWAGYVAVPASAVLYIAISMITALNPVFWQDQAFVHIPLSGIPLLAVWLAAVPKLVRLRRETKLSADEELPGANVRRLAAAPGLIVPFQAAALGAVVSFYYVLAPPVPFAWPDLIPAGLFLAAVAVLWKRHSRRMKAVSVPDAVVRYRPWLAFARNVGILAVVAAAFVGLFYFSMQNSLLPGKMDMMTGPADYGKGIALDHNHMNHLAGSGNGASSFAKMVSVTDLTGPRTGTPDRKFTLTAEKKTVRLSSGKAVDAWTYNGQIPGPELRIKQGELVEVTLINKDIEQGVTIHWHGLDVPNAEDGVAGATQEAVMPGETYTYRFVAEQAGTFWYHSHQSSKEAVQKGLFGPLIVEPKSGMAPNGKDMTIITHKWDDTLAYGANDSTDKMIVAPGTPVRLRLVNTDDWVRQTYTLTGAPFQVVAIDGTDLHEPGVLSDTALELTTGGRYDISFIMPDSPVFLGIGNSKNKLGLLMTPDGTGGIPAAASAALPAFDPAEYGGSAQVPFNADSKFDREFTMVLDNKLGFYNGQFNMLYTINGEVFPNTPMFMVREGDLVKTTIINRSMVDHPMHLHGHHMLVLTKNGKPVSGTWWSDTLDLQPGETYEVAFRADNPGVWMDHCHNLVHAASGMTMHLSYEGVTTPYSIGSATRNHPE